A single genomic interval of Nostoc commune NIES-4072 harbors:
- a CDS encoding N-6 DNA methylase, whose translation MSKFLSNKPLHDVNSVETASSKELQQQLKLFSEKTGFMSSDVFDLRSIRLLVSRLHDIFRDNDSQSNIISRFDEITKLVFAKIVSDKTYNSGASTPFSPSDLPLNPCVVRKYYQHLSHQHSNLIPKRFSELHCSDSAIMKCVLALQSFNFTSTQFDVKGLAYEEIVRNTFDKSDHQQFFTPPHIVDFIVSACQPYLKGDICDPASGTGGFLSSIARHQINYSSLTSIEIDERLSWVSGINMLLHGAKNIRTVFLPAGGTLGNQANQFFSCFDAIITNPPFGSDFTESDVLETFELGIGKSSRRRGILFIERCHALLRKNGILAIILDEGVLNLSHATDVRQFIIKNFDLKAVISLPETAFMPYATVNASILIMSKKIFAENSKLSVFFAKADKVGRKTSGDEDIRYDEDGKSYLNSDLPSILNAWHKYLKEGRVDESENIYVADVYSNFDKKTNGHRIDFQYHHPSRKKSQQLIATSIYPLKRLADICTERNVSISPCKELSGAIIRYTGLANIESNTGQFEQVPTPSDSLKSSVKMYQPGDIIFAKMRPNLRKVALMSFAEPGFVSSECSVFAANKASDGTYLIDPLILSVLLRSDFVYGQIMHLVAGIGRPRINSKELLQVMIPLPPKDVQEEIRRQYLSQHQKVENLKSDIGSFLDRSQLMLTSLVKELVCSFIGSPKITSFMPIENKEMALTAESLRTFLRGESNPLDTLSWLTDLFLPEVLKRLNETDVRRRLGIYAGEKIPENERNLTDVRNRVSLIIEYEVARLATRILEDHQIEDIFWSYVVANRFPDLEVRTSSGSRGLRVEVKCLQTIAEEKSANFDTLRKDIHSLTDFVIVFAWDWRYDPEDVTWDRAPFIHHAYAFHASSLALLRDWYWLNCPPNDLGNGLQGFDLRYAVNCKDGTYNEEEGNYGKLLRIWQEGFKYEPPESDLVHRTIADYLAFKNGVIKAGLDTLAHLFLPQLSEFNKVVAVLHENERVGWQSGEVCFLLSSAVSTKKKQNLVLSQLTVSKVYLFTDKYAWREFEYKKGKLTLKRTGKKPKRLI comes from the coding sequence ATGTCTAAATTCTTGTCGAACAAACCTCTGCACGATGTTAACTCTGTTGAAACTGCCTCGTCCAAGGAACTTCAACAACAGCTGAAGCTATTTTCAGAGAAGACAGGTTTTATGTCGTCAGATGTGTTCGACTTAAGAAGTATTCGCCTATTGGTATCTCGGCTTCATGATATTTTCCGTGACAATGATAGCCAGAGCAACATCATCAGCCGCTTTGACGAAATCACGAAACTGGTCTTCGCCAAAATTGTATCTGATAAAACTTACAACAGTGGAGCATCTACACCCTTTTCCCCCTCTGATCTTCCTCTAAATCCCTGCGTCGTCCGAAAATACTATCAGCATCTTTCACACCAGCACAGCAACCTTATTCCAAAACGGTTTAGTGAGCTTCATTGCTCTGATAGTGCAATCATGAAATGTGTCTTAGCCCTTCAATCGTTCAATTTCACATCTACACAATTTGATGTGAAAGGATTAGCTTACGAAGAAATTGTTCGTAATACTTTTGACAAAAGCGATCATCAACAATTTTTCACCCCGCCTCATATTGTTGATTTTATTGTTTCCGCTTGTCAGCCTTATCTTAAAGGTGATATCTGTGATCCAGCATCTGGGACAGGTGGATTTCTCTCTAGCATTGCAAGGCATCAAATAAATTATTCATCCCTTACAAGTATTGAGATTGACGAGCGGCTCTCTTGGGTTTCGGGAATTAATATGCTTCTTCACGGAGCAAAAAACATTCGTACAGTGTTTCTTCCTGCTGGGGGGACTCTAGGTAATCAAGCCAATCAGTTCTTTTCATGCTTCGATGCGATAATCACTAACCCACCATTTGGCAGCGATTTTACCGAGTCTGATGTTTTAGAAACATTTGAATTAGGAATAGGCAAATCATCTCGTCGGCGTGGAATTCTCTTTATTGAACGTTGCCATGCTCTTTTACGTAAAAACGGTATACTTGCTATAATTCTTGACGAAGGTGTTTTAAATTTGTCTCACGCAACTGATGTAAGACAGTTTATTATCAAAAACTTTGATCTAAAAGCTGTTATCAGTCTGCCTGAAACTGCATTCATGCCGTATGCTACCGTGAATGCCTCCATTTTGATAATGTCTAAAAAAATATTTGCTGAGAATAGCAAACTTTCAGTATTTTTTGCTAAAGCAGATAAAGTTGGACGTAAAACAAGCGGGGATGAAGACATTCGTTACGACGAGGATGGAAAAAGTTATCTTAATAGCGATCTTCCGTCTATATTAAATGCCTGGCACAAATACCTTAAAGAAGGTCGAGTTGATGAATCAGAAAACATCTATGTTGCTGATGTCTACTCTAACTTTGACAAAAAGACAAATGGGCATCGAATAGATTTCCAGTATCATCACCCATCTAGAAAAAAAAGCCAACAATTAATTGCTACTTCTATTTATCCATTAAAACGTTTAGCCGATATTTGTACAGAAAGGAATGTCTCTATCTCTCCATGCAAAGAACTCTCTGGCGCAATTATTCGATATACAGGGTTGGCAAATATTGAATCAAATACTGGACAATTTGAACAAGTTCCAACTCCATCTGACTCATTAAAAAGCTCAGTCAAGATGTACCAACCTGGTGATATTATTTTTGCAAAAATGCGTCCTAACCTGCGAAAAGTTGCATTAATGAGCTTTGCAGAACCAGGTTTTGTATCGTCGGAATGTTCAGTTTTTGCTGCCAATAAAGCATCTGATGGTACATATCTAATTGACCCTCTTATACTAAGCGTTTTACTTAGATCAGACTTTGTTTATGGGCAAATTATGCATTTGGTAGCAGGTATTGGCCGTCCAAGAATTAACTCAAAAGAATTGTTGCAAGTAATGATTCCGCTTCCACCTAAAGATGTTCAAGAGGAAATTCGCCGTCAGTATTTGAGTCAGCACCAAAAAGTAGAGAATCTCAAATCGGATATTGGAAGCTTTTTAGACCGCTCTCAATTAATGCTCACATCGTTAGTAAAAGAACTGGTTTGTTCTTTTATTGGAAGCCCAAAGATAACATCTTTTATGCCTATTGAGAATAAAGAAATGGCACTCACTGCTGAAAGCCTGAGAACCTTTCTAAGGGGGGAGTCCAACCCTTTAGATACATTGTCTTGGTTAACCGACTTATTCCTGCCAGAAGTTCTTAAAAGGCTGAATGAAACTGATGTTAGGCGTAGGCTTGGTATATATGCTGGCGAGAAAATTCCAGAAAATGAAAGAAACCTTACTGATGTACGCAATCGCGTGAGTCTAATCATCGAATATGAAGTAGCCCGTTTAGCAACTCGCATTCTTGAAGATCACCAGATTGAAGATATTTTCTGGAGTTATGTTGTCGCTAACCGTTTCCCTGATTTAGAAGTTCGTACATCTTCAGGCTCTCGCGGTCTTCGGGTTGAGGTTAAATGCCTTCAAACCATTGCTGAAGAAAAATCTGCTAACTTTGATACTTTAAGAAAAGACATTCATTCTCTAACCGACTTTGTGATTGTTTTTGCTTGGGACTGGAGGTATGACCCTGAAGATGTCACCTGGGATCGAGCGCCCTTCATTCATCATGCGTATGCTTTTCATGCATCTTCACTTGCTTTACTGCGCGACTGGTACTGGCTCAATTGTCCTCCTAATGATTTAGGTAATGGATTGCAAGGCTTTGACCTTAGATATGCTGTCAACTGCAAAGATGGCACATATAACGAGGAAGAGGGCAATTATGGTAAGCTTCTACGGATATGGCAAGAAGGCTTTAAATATGAACCACCTGAGTCGGATCTAGTTCACCGCACTATTGCAGACTATCTTGCCTTTAAAAATGGAGTGATCAAAGCAGGTTTAGATACTTTGGCTCATTTATTTCTACCTCAGCTTTCTGAATTTAATAAGGTTGTTGCTGTCCTCCACGAGAATGAGCGAGTTGGTTGGCAATCAGGTGAGGTTTGCTTCTTATTAAGCTCTGCTGTTTCAACAAAGAAAAAACAAAATTTAGTTCTTAGCCAGCTAACAGTCAGCAAAGTTTACTTATTTACAGATAAATATGCTTGGAGAGAATTTGAGTATAAAAAAGGAAAATTGACATTGAAGCGAACGGGAAAAAAACCAAAGCGGCTTATTTAA